A section of the Humulus lupulus chromosome 2, drHumLupu1.1, whole genome shotgun sequence genome encodes:
- the LOC133815442 gene encoding uncharacterized protein LOC133815442, with product MDMVAVGQQRMLQLHELKEIRNEAYESSRIYKEKTKAFYDKHILRKSFVEGQKVLMYHSRLKLFPGKLKSRWLGPFTVTKVFPHGAVEVVSASTGKSFKVNGQRLKPYYESMEKEQAVVIHLIDPVYVDE from the coding sequence ATGGACATGGTTGCTGTAGGACAACAACGAATGCTTCAATTGCATGAGCTAAAAGAAATAcgcaatgaagcatatgagagcTCGAGAATCTACAAGGAGAAAACCAAAGCTTTTTATGACAAACATATTCTTCGGAAGAGTTTTGTGGAAGGTCAGAAAGTTCTCATGTATCACtctcgccttaaactttttcctgGGAAGTTGAAGTCTCGCTGGTTAGGTCCATTCACTGTTACCAAGGTTTTTCCTCATGGAGCGGTCGAAGTTGTAAGTGCAAGTACCGGAAAGTCAttcaaggtgaatggtcagagattaAAGCCATATTATGAATCAATGGAGAAAGAACAAGCTGTTGTGATTCACCTCATTGACCCGGTATATGTTGATGAATGA
- the LOC133815441 gene encoding uncharacterized protein LOC133815441, with protein MAQQRTLKELAAPNLDQQPLCIQYPSLDVNFELKSGLIHLLPSFHGLPGEDPNKHLKEFHIVCSIMKPAVVTEEQMKLRAFPFSLKDVAKEWLYYLSPGTVKTWNGMKTMFLERYFPSSKVGNIGKEICGIRQYTGESLYEYWERFKRLCASCPHHQISEQLLFQCFYEGLQSLGRSMIDAASGGALVDKTPVTTRSLISNMAANSQQFGIRQDLIPPPKSANEVSTSNANQLGQQLAQLTAVVQQLALGQHVRSCGIYQVVGHATDTCPTLVEGETEGVNAVGNFPGQLRQMYYEPFSQTYNPGWRDHPNLRYGNQQQIAPQPTSARPPGFTLQQQSQNNFVPRPSQPPQAAPPPSAKPSTEDLINALATNTLQFQKTTQASIKSLENQNPKENASAVTLRSGMQYDPPSPPMPGKLSSKPQVDCSVNEDVPPKPTTLTQLNPKRTFVIPPPFPSRLKKTKKEEVDKEIFDTFRKVEVNIPLLDAIKQVSRYAKFLKELCTNKRKLRGNEKAMRYPSDVHAVYSLDVLGILSQQVLDLHSEDCLEVALREHLVLIDEDFSHEIMDVITTLNSGFDKTFKKVAFLNLPISNEKLQPSIVQAPNLN; from the exons ATGGCCCAGCAAAGGACATTGAAAGAGTTAGCAGCGCCAAATCTTGACCAACAACCACTTTGCATCCAATATCCATCGTTGGATGTAAACTTTGAGCTGAAGTCGGGCCTCATCCACTTATTGCCTTCTTTCCATGGGCTGCCTGGTGAGGATCCGAATAAACATTTGAAGGAGTTTCATATTGTCTGCTCTATTATGAAACCTGCTGTAGTGACTGAAGAACAAATGAAGCTGCgagcttttcctttctccctaAAGGATGTAGCTAAAGAGTGGTTGTACTATCTTTCACCTGGTACTGTTAAAACTTGGAATGGTATGAAGACTATGTTCCTAGAACGATACTTTCCATCATCTAAAGTTGGAAACATCGGGAAAGAGATCTGTGGTATAAGGCAATATACAGGAGAGTCTTTGTATgaatattgggagagatttaaacGGTTGTGTGCTAGTTGCCCTCATCATCAGATAAGTGAACAACTCCTCTTTCAGTGcttttatgaaggattacaatCACTGGGTAGGAGTATGATTGATGCAGCTAGTGGAGGTGCACTAGTTGATAAGACTCCTGTTACAACTaggagcttgatttctaatatggctgCTAACTCACAACAGTTTGGCATTCGCCAAGATCTTATTCCACCACCCAAATCAGCTAATGAAGTGAGCACCTCTAATGCTAATCAGCTGGGTCAACAATTGGCCCAATTAACTGCAGTGGTCCAACAACTAGCTTTAGGTCAACATGTGAGGTCATGTGGAATCTATCAAGTTGTGGGGCACGCTACTGATACTTGTCCTACTCTAGTTGAAGGAGAAACTGAGGGTGTTAACGCTGTAGGAAATTTCCCTGGTCAATTACGTCAGATGTATTATGAACCCTTTTCACAAACTTATAATCCTGGCTGGCGTGATCATCCAAATCTTCGttatgggaatcaacaacaaaTTGCTCCACAACCAACATCAGCGAGACCACCTGGTTTCACTTTGCAACAGCAGTCTCAAAATAATTTTGTACCTAGACCATCACAACCACCGCaagctgctccaccaccaagtgcCAAACCCTCTACGGAGGATTTAATCAATGCACTTGCTACAAATACTCTTCAGTTTCAGAAAACCACCCAAGCTTCCATCAAAAGTTTGGAGAATCAG AATCCCAAGGAGAATGCTAGTGCAGTAACTTTGCGAAGTGGGATGCAATATGATCCACCTAGTCCTCCAATGCCCGGTAAATTGTCATCCAAGCCACAAGTTGATTGCTCAGTTAATGAAGATGTTCCTCCAAAGCCAACCACCCTTACACAACTAAACCCTAAGCGTACTTTTGTCATTCCACCTCCATTCCCAAGCAGACTAAAGAAGActaaaaaggaagaggttgacaaggaaATTTTTGATACATTCCGAAAGGTAGAAGTGAATATTCCTCTTCTTGATGCTATTAAACAAGTGTCGCGCTATGCCAAGTTTTTGAAAGAGTTGTGCACTAATAAGCGTAAGTTGAGGGGTAATGAAAAA gctatgaggTATCCAAGTGATGTACATGCTGTTTACTCTCTTGATGTGTTGGGTATCCTTTCTCAACAAGTTTTAGATTTGCATAGTGAAGATTGTTTGGAGGTTGCGTTGAGAGAGCATCTTGTGCTGATCGATGAAGATTTTTCTCATGAGATCATGGATGTCATAACCACACTCAATAGTGGTTTTGACAAGACTTTTAAGAAGGTTGCATTTCTTAATTTACCGATTTCTAATGAGAAATTGCAGCCATCAATTGTTCAAGCTCCTAACTTGAATTGA